From Erigeron canadensis isolate Cc75 chromosome 8, C_canadensis_v1, whole genome shotgun sequence, one genomic window encodes:
- the LOC122580227 gene encoding uncharacterized protein LOC122580227 isoform X4, which produces MGGFLHLVDLKHGKMARKFGTHKRNVGGLEAPRNSLDLPVGTYKGYYSPQDDELKYQETDKWIGSGYYPTEAPMKKLINDEMSKRPQNKANAPSIVARLMGVDSMPPDTTPVVRLSENKIENTSHNNISKEKLSRSSSVGSALSPSKSFRLVSSDSLHLSEDSDLDDWSSNKMSKKPKPREHPQEEELQKFKKEFEAWQSARFKECSKIVEHDTIAIPDQWMAQENLNKEKMVLYANSSTKVDKVEDLRKSRSLRTEEKRSVSIRRKTLSGDFEETESYSAPTTIVILKPGFDRNTNAEEPYASSSVASEDRNNIEDFLEEVKERLKFELQGKTFKSGLIRGGGIETPYRERPSDPKQIAQRIAKQVRESVTKDLGTNLIRSESTRSYRGEFQCSGSNSPEFISRDTRRLLSERLRNVLKRESNNVDKITYNDEKKDENDSQSKSFRCEPDDMNMILQRNLSPINLVRSLSAPVSGTSFGKLLLEDRHVVTGAHIRRKHEANEKLTMKVKKQRKDRFNLKERVSSLKYSITHRARLFGRRIHSASDFRDNDRSFVKDIMNGPTVMLNFGDRPENATEVPPSPASVCSSMHEDFYRAAYCASPSTPGAPISDDNDLPQAFRDISSNLNELRKQLHQLETGRSEETVIEEQPIESNIAELEDEDEAYVRDLLIASGLYDNSFGKSLYRWDSYAKPISSKVFEQVEESYRNDVNNHYAKMVDHKVLFDLLNEVLSKVLVPPLHISNLSRRMVKPPRGNTLLDQVWGMLHEHLHPPVDRSFYFFDTMVARDLQTMPWSELVNEDSDTLAKEVESHIMRDLVEETVKEMRDGYRRRF; this is translated from the exons ATGGGAGGATTCTTACACCTCGTAGATTTAAAACACGGAAAGATGGCCAGGAAGTTTGGAACACATAAAAGAAATGTTGGTG GCTTAGAAGCTCCACGCAACAGTTTAGATCTTCCTGTGGGAACTTATAAGGGCTATTACTCTCCACAAGATGATGAACTG AAGTACCAAGAGACAGACAAGTGGATTGGGTCGGGCTATTATCCAACAGAGGCTCCAATGAAGAAGTTAATAAATGATGAGATGTCAAAAAGACCACAAAACAAAGCAAATGCCCCAAGCATAGTGGCTCGTCTGATGGGTGTCGATTCAATGCCTCCAGATACAACACCAGTGGTGCGGTTGTCTGAGAATAAAATCGAAAATACAtcacataataatatatcaaagGAAAAACTATCTAGAAGTAGCTCCGTTGGCTCTGCACTTTCACCGTCAAAATCTTTTAGACTAGTAAGTTCAGATTCATTGCACTTATCTGAAGACAGTGATCTTGATGATTGGAGTAgtaacaaaatgtcaaaaaagCCCAAGCCTCGGGAGCATCCTCAAGAGGAAGAACTACAGAAGTTTAAGAAAGAGTTTGAAGCATGGCAATCAGCAAGGTTTAAAGAATGTTCAAAGATTGTTGAACATGACACCATTGCCATTCCTGATCAGTGGATGGCTCAAGAGAATCTCAACAAGGAAAAAATGGTTCTGTATGCAAATTCATCTACAAAAGTAGATAAAGTTGAAGATTTAAGAAAATCCCGATCTTTAAGAACAGAAGAAAAACGATCAGTTTCTATCAGAAGGAAAACATTAAGTGGAGACTTTGAGGAAACTGAGTCATATTCTGCACCAACAACGATAGTGATCTTGAAGCCTGGATTTGACAGAAATACTAATGCTGAAGAGCCATATGCCAGCTCATCAGTTGCTTCTGAAGATAGAAACAATATTGAAGATTTTCTTGAGGAAGTTAAAGAACGGTTAAAATTTGAATTGCAaggaaaaactttcaaaagtgGTTTGATTCGAGGTGGTGGAATTGAGACACCTTACAGAGAGAGACCTTCAGATCCTAAACAAATAGCTCAACGAATAGCAAAACAAGTCAGAGAAAGCGTTACAAAAGATCTCGGGACAAATTTGATTCGTTCCGAATCAACAAGGTCTTATAGAGGTGAATTTCAGTGCAGTGGTTCGAATTCTCCTGAGTTCATCAGCAGAGATACCAGAAGGCTTTTATCAGAAAGACTAAGGAATGTTCTAAAGAGAGAATCAAATAACGTTGACAAGATAACATACAATGatgaaaagaaagatgaaaatgattctcaaagCAAATCGTTCAGATGTGAGCCTGATGATATGAATATGATTCTTCAAAGGAATTTGTCTCCCATCAATCTTGTTAGATCTTTGTCAGCTCCAGTTTCGGGAACATCGTTTGGGAAGCTTCTTCTCGAAGATCGACATGTTGTAACTGGTGCTCACATTCGAAGGAAGCATGAAGCTAATGAAAAGTTAACGATGAAGGTGAAAAAGCAGAGGAAAGACAGGTTTAATTTAAAGGAAAGAGTATCGAGTTTAAAGTATAGCATAACACACAGGGCAAGGTTGTTTGGCAGAAGGATACATTCAGCTTCTGATTTTCGTGACAATGACCGTAGTTTCGTGAAAGATATAATGAATGGACCAACAGTTATGCTGAATTTTGGCGACAGACCA GAAAATGCAACTGAGGTTCCACCTAGTCCAGCATCTGTTTGTAGTAGCATGCATGAGGACTTCTATCGGGCGGCGTATTGTGCCAGCCCTTCAACACCAGGTGCACCTATATCAGACGATAATGATCTGCCACAAGCTTTCAGAGACATAAGTTCTAACCTAAATG AGCTAAGGAAACAGCTGCATCAACTCGAGACTGGCCGATCAGAGGAAACAGTAATCGAAGAACAACCCATTGAGTCAAACATTGCAGAGCTTGAAGACGAAGATGAGGCTTACGTACGAGACCTGCTAATTGCTTCTGGTTTATATGATAATTCATTTGGTAAATCTTTATACAGATGGGACAGTTATGCAAAACCAATAAGCAGCAAGGTCTTTGAACAAGTAGAGGAGTCATATAGAAATGATGTGAATAACCATTATGCAAAAATGGTTGATCACAAGGTGTTGTTTGATTTACTAAACGAGGTACTGTCAAAAGTACTGGTCCCTCCTCTGCACATATCAAATCTTAGTAGAAGAATGGTGAAACCCCCTCGAGGAAATACATTACTGGATCAGGTGTGGGGTATGTTACACGAGCATTTACACCCTCCTGTAGACAGATCTTTTTACTTTTTCGATACCATGGTGGCTAGAGACTTGCAGACAATGCCATGGTCGGAACTGGTGAACGAGGATAGTGACACTCTAGCAAAAGAGGTCGAGTCTCATATCATGAGAGATCTTGTGGAAGAAACGGTGAAGGAAATGAGAGATGGATACAGAAGAAGATTCTAA
- the LOC122580227 gene encoding uncharacterized protein LOC122580227 isoform X1: MGGFLHLVDLKHGKMARKFGTHKRNVGAGLEAPRNSLDLPVGTYKGYYSPQDDELQKYQETDKWIGSGYYPTEAPMKKLINDEMSKRPQNKANAPSIVARLMGVDSMPPDTTPVVRLSENKIENTSHNNISKEKLSRSSSVGSALSPSKSFRLVSSDSLHLSEDSDLDDWSSNKMSKKPKPREHPQEEELQKFKKEFEAWQSARFKECSKIVEHDTIAIPDQWMAQENLNKEKMVLYANSSTKVDKVEDLRKSRSLRTEEKRSVSIRRKTLSGDFEETESYSAPTTIVILKPGFDRNTNAEEPYASSSVASEDRNNIEDFLEEVKERLKFELQGKTFKSGLIRGGGIETPYRERPSDPKQIAQRIAKQVRESVTKDLGTNLIRSESTRSYRGEFQCSGSNSPEFISRDTRRLLSERLRNVLKRESNNVDKITYNDEKKDENDSQSKSFRCEPDDMNMILQRNLSPINLVRSLSAPVSGTSFGKLLLEDRHVVTGAHIRRKHEANEKLTMKVKKQRKDRFNLKERVSSLKYSITHRARLFGRRIHSASDFRDNDRSFVKDIMNGPTVMLNFGDRPENATEVPPSPASVCSSMHEDFYRAAYCASPSTPGAPISDDNDLPQAFRDISSNLNELRKQLHQLETGRSEETVIEEQPIESNIAELEDEDEAYVRDLLIASGLYDNSFGKSLYRWDSYAKPISSKVFEQVEESYRNDVNNHYAKMVDHKVLFDLLNEVLSKVLVPPLHISNLSRRMVKPPRGNTLLDQVWGMLHEHLHPPVDRSFYFFDTMVARDLQTMPWSELVNEDSDTLAKEVESHIMRDLVEETVKEMRDGYRRRF; encoded by the exons ATGGGAGGATTCTTACACCTCGTAGATTTAAAACACGGAAAGATGGCCAGGAAGTTTGGAACACATAAAAGAAATGTTGGTG CAGGCTTAGAAGCTCCACGCAACAGTTTAGATCTTCCTGTGGGAACTTATAAGGGCTATTACTCTCCACAAGATGATGAACTG cAGAAGTACCAAGAGACAGACAAGTGGATTGGGTCGGGCTATTATCCAACAGAGGCTCCAATGAAGAAGTTAATAAATGATGAGATGTCAAAAAGACCACAAAACAAAGCAAATGCCCCAAGCATAGTGGCTCGTCTGATGGGTGTCGATTCAATGCCTCCAGATACAACACCAGTGGTGCGGTTGTCTGAGAATAAAATCGAAAATACAtcacataataatatatcaaagGAAAAACTATCTAGAAGTAGCTCCGTTGGCTCTGCACTTTCACCGTCAAAATCTTTTAGACTAGTAAGTTCAGATTCATTGCACTTATCTGAAGACAGTGATCTTGATGATTGGAGTAgtaacaaaatgtcaaaaaagCCCAAGCCTCGGGAGCATCCTCAAGAGGAAGAACTACAGAAGTTTAAGAAAGAGTTTGAAGCATGGCAATCAGCAAGGTTTAAAGAATGTTCAAAGATTGTTGAACATGACACCATTGCCATTCCTGATCAGTGGATGGCTCAAGAGAATCTCAACAAGGAAAAAATGGTTCTGTATGCAAATTCATCTACAAAAGTAGATAAAGTTGAAGATTTAAGAAAATCCCGATCTTTAAGAACAGAAGAAAAACGATCAGTTTCTATCAGAAGGAAAACATTAAGTGGAGACTTTGAGGAAACTGAGTCATATTCTGCACCAACAACGATAGTGATCTTGAAGCCTGGATTTGACAGAAATACTAATGCTGAAGAGCCATATGCCAGCTCATCAGTTGCTTCTGAAGATAGAAACAATATTGAAGATTTTCTTGAGGAAGTTAAAGAACGGTTAAAATTTGAATTGCAaggaaaaactttcaaaagtgGTTTGATTCGAGGTGGTGGAATTGAGACACCTTACAGAGAGAGACCTTCAGATCCTAAACAAATAGCTCAACGAATAGCAAAACAAGTCAGAGAAAGCGTTACAAAAGATCTCGGGACAAATTTGATTCGTTCCGAATCAACAAGGTCTTATAGAGGTGAATTTCAGTGCAGTGGTTCGAATTCTCCTGAGTTCATCAGCAGAGATACCAGAAGGCTTTTATCAGAAAGACTAAGGAATGTTCTAAAGAGAGAATCAAATAACGTTGACAAGATAACATACAATGatgaaaagaaagatgaaaatgattctcaaagCAAATCGTTCAGATGTGAGCCTGATGATATGAATATGATTCTTCAAAGGAATTTGTCTCCCATCAATCTTGTTAGATCTTTGTCAGCTCCAGTTTCGGGAACATCGTTTGGGAAGCTTCTTCTCGAAGATCGACATGTTGTAACTGGTGCTCACATTCGAAGGAAGCATGAAGCTAATGAAAAGTTAACGATGAAGGTGAAAAAGCAGAGGAAAGACAGGTTTAATTTAAAGGAAAGAGTATCGAGTTTAAAGTATAGCATAACACACAGGGCAAGGTTGTTTGGCAGAAGGATACATTCAGCTTCTGATTTTCGTGACAATGACCGTAGTTTCGTGAAAGATATAATGAATGGACCAACAGTTATGCTGAATTTTGGCGACAGACCA GAAAATGCAACTGAGGTTCCACCTAGTCCAGCATCTGTTTGTAGTAGCATGCATGAGGACTTCTATCGGGCGGCGTATTGTGCCAGCCCTTCAACACCAGGTGCACCTATATCAGACGATAATGATCTGCCACAAGCTTTCAGAGACATAAGTTCTAACCTAAATG AGCTAAGGAAACAGCTGCATCAACTCGAGACTGGCCGATCAGAGGAAACAGTAATCGAAGAACAACCCATTGAGTCAAACATTGCAGAGCTTGAAGACGAAGATGAGGCTTACGTACGAGACCTGCTAATTGCTTCTGGTTTATATGATAATTCATTTGGTAAATCTTTATACAGATGGGACAGTTATGCAAAACCAATAAGCAGCAAGGTCTTTGAACAAGTAGAGGAGTCATATAGAAATGATGTGAATAACCATTATGCAAAAATGGTTGATCACAAGGTGTTGTTTGATTTACTAAACGAGGTACTGTCAAAAGTACTGGTCCCTCCTCTGCACATATCAAATCTTAGTAGAAGAATGGTGAAACCCCCTCGAGGAAATACATTACTGGATCAGGTGTGGGGTATGTTACACGAGCATTTACACCCTCCTGTAGACAGATCTTTTTACTTTTTCGATACCATGGTGGCTAGAGACTTGCAGACAATGCCATGGTCGGAACTGGTGAACGAGGATAGTGACACTCTAGCAAAAGAGGTCGAGTCTCATATCATGAGAGATCTTGTGGAAGAAACGGTGAAGGAAATGAGAGATGGATACAGAAGAAGATTCTAA
- the LOC122580227 gene encoding uncharacterized protein LOC122580227 isoform X3, giving the protein MGGFLHLVDLKHGKMARKFGTHKRNVGAGLEAPRNSLDLPVGTYKGYYSPQDDELKYQETDKWIGSGYYPTEAPMKKLINDEMSKRPQNKANAPSIVARLMGVDSMPPDTTPVVRLSENKIENTSHNNISKEKLSRSSSVGSALSPSKSFRLVSSDSLHLSEDSDLDDWSSNKMSKKPKPREHPQEEELQKFKKEFEAWQSARFKECSKIVEHDTIAIPDQWMAQENLNKEKMVLYANSSTKVDKVEDLRKSRSLRTEEKRSVSIRRKTLSGDFEETESYSAPTTIVILKPGFDRNTNAEEPYASSSVASEDRNNIEDFLEEVKERLKFELQGKTFKSGLIRGGGIETPYRERPSDPKQIAQRIAKQVRESVTKDLGTNLIRSESTRSYRGEFQCSGSNSPEFISRDTRRLLSERLRNVLKRESNNVDKITYNDEKKDENDSQSKSFRCEPDDMNMILQRNLSPINLVRSLSAPVSGTSFGKLLLEDRHVVTGAHIRRKHEANEKLTMKVKKQRKDRFNLKERVSSLKYSITHRARLFGRRIHSASDFRDNDRSFVKDIMNGPTVMLNFGDRPENATEVPPSPASVCSSMHEDFYRAAYCASPSTPGAPISDDNDLPQAFRDISSNLNELRKQLHQLETGRSEETVIEEQPIESNIAELEDEDEAYVRDLLIASGLYDNSFGKSLYRWDSYAKPISSKVFEQVEESYRNDVNNHYAKMVDHKVLFDLLNEVLSKVLVPPLHISNLSRRMVKPPRGNTLLDQVWGMLHEHLHPPVDRSFYFFDTMVARDLQTMPWSELVNEDSDTLAKEVESHIMRDLVEETVKEMRDGYRRRF; this is encoded by the exons ATGGGAGGATTCTTACACCTCGTAGATTTAAAACACGGAAAGATGGCCAGGAAGTTTGGAACACATAAAAGAAATGTTGGTG CAGGCTTAGAAGCTCCACGCAACAGTTTAGATCTTCCTGTGGGAACTTATAAGGGCTATTACTCTCCACAAGATGATGAACTG AAGTACCAAGAGACAGACAAGTGGATTGGGTCGGGCTATTATCCAACAGAGGCTCCAATGAAGAAGTTAATAAATGATGAGATGTCAAAAAGACCACAAAACAAAGCAAATGCCCCAAGCATAGTGGCTCGTCTGATGGGTGTCGATTCAATGCCTCCAGATACAACACCAGTGGTGCGGTTGTCTGAGAATAAAATCGAAAATACAtcacataataatatatcaaagGAAAAACTATCTAGAAGTAGCTCCGTTGGCTCTGCACTTTCACCGTCAAAATCTTTTAGACTAGTAAGTTCAGATTCATTGCACTTATCTGAAGACAGTGATCTTGATGATTGGAGTAgtaacaaaatgtcaaaaaagCCCAAGCCTCGGGAGCATCCTCAAGAGGAAGAACTACAGAAGTTTAAGAAAGAGTTTGAAGCATGGCAATCAGCAAGGTTTAAAGAATGTTCAAAGATTGTTGAACATGACACCATTGCCATTCCTGATCAGTGGATGGCTCAAGAGAATCTCAACAAGGAAAAAATGGTTCTGTATGCAAATTCATCTACAAAAGTAGATAAAGTTGAAGATTTAAGAAAATCCCGATCTTTAAGAACAGAAGAAAAACGATCAGTTTCTATCAGAAGGAAAACATTAAGTGGAGACTTTGAGGAAACTGAGTCATATTCTGCACCAACAACGATAGTGATCTTGAAGCCTGGATTTGACAGAAATACTAATGCTGAAGAGCCATATGCCAGCTCATCAGTTGCTTCTGAAGATAGAAACAATATTGAAGATTTTCTTGAGGAAGTTAAAGAACGGTTAAAATTTGAATTGCAaggaaaaactttcaaaagtgGTTTGATTCGAGGTGGTGGAATTGAGACACCTTACAGAGAGAGACCTTCAGATCCTAAACAAATAGCTCAACGAATAGCAAAACAAGTCAGAGAAAGCGTTACAAAAGATCTCGGGACAAATTTGATTCGTTCCGAATCAACAAGGTCTTATAGAGGTGAATTTCAGTGCAGTGGTTCGAATTCTCCTGAGTTCATCAGCAGAGATACCAGAAGGCTTTTATCAGAAAGACTAAGGAATGTTCTAAAGAGAGAATCAAATAACGTTGACAAGATAACATACAATGatgaaaagaaagatgaaaatgattctcaaagCAAATCGTTCAGATGTGAGCCTGATGATATGAATATGATTCTTCAAAGGAATTTGTCTCCCATCAATCTTGTTAGATCTTTGTCAGCTCCAGTTTCGGGAACATCGTTTGGGAAGCTTCTTCTCGAAGATCGACATGTTGTAACTGGTGCTCACATTCGAAGGAAGCATGAAGCTAATGAAAAGTTAACGATGAAGGTGAAAAAGCAGAGGAAAGACAGGTTTAATTTAAAGGAAAGAGTATCGAGTTTAAAGTATAGCATAACACACAGGGCAAGGTTGTTTGGCAGAAGGATACATTCAGCTTCTGATTTTCGTGACAATGACCGTAGTTTCGTGAAAGATATAATGAATGGACCAACAGTTATGCTGAATTTTGGCGACAGACCA GAAAATGCAACTGAGGTTCCACCTAGTCCAGCATCTGTTTGTAGTAGCATGCATGAGGACTTCTATCGGGCGGCGTATTGTGCCAGCCCTTCAACACCAGGTGCACCTATATCAGACGATAATGATCTGCCACAAGCTTTCAGAGACATAAGTTCTAACCTAAATG AGCTAAGGAAACAGCTGCATCAACTCGAGACTGGCCGATCAGAGGAAACAGTAATCGAAGAACAACCCATTGAGTCAAACATTGCAGAGCTTGAAGACGAAGATGAGGCTTACGTACGAGACCTGCTAATTGCTTCTGGTTTATATGATAATTCATTTGGTAAATCTTTATACAGATGGGACAGTTATGCAAAACCAATAAGCAGCAAGGTCTTTGAACAAGTAGAGGAGTCATATAGAAATGATGTGAATAACCATTATGCAAAAATGGTTGATCACAAGGTGTTGTTTGATTTACTAAACGAGGTACTGTCAAAAGTACTGGTCCCTCCTCTGCACATATCAAATCTTAGTAGAAGAATGGTGAAACCCCCTCGAGGAAATACATTACTGGATCAGGTGTGGGGTATGTTACACGAGCATTTACACCCTCCTGTAGACAGATCTTTTTACTTTTTCGATACCATGGTGGCTAGAGACTTGCAGACAATGCCATGGTCGGAACTGGTGAACGAGGATAGTGACACTCTAGCAAAAGAGGTCGAGTCTCATATCATGAGAGATCTTGTGGAAGAAACGGTGAAGGAAATGAGAGATGGATACAGAAGAAGATTCTAA
- the LOC122580227 gene encoding uncharacterized protein LOC122580227 isoform X2, which yields MGGFLHLVDLKHGKMARKFGTHKRNVGGLEAPRNSLDLPVGTYKGYYSPQDDELQKYQETDKWIGSGYYPTEAPMKKLINDEMSKRPQNKANAPSIVARLMGVDSMPPDTTPVVRLSENKIENTSHNNISKEKLSRSSSVGSALSPSKSFRLVSSDSLHLSEDSDLDDWSSNKMSKKPKPREHPQEEELQKFKKEFEAWQSARFKECSKIVEHDTIAIPDQWMAQENLNKEKMVLYANSSTKVDKVEDLRKSRSLRTEEKRSVSIRRKTLSGDFEETESYSAPTTIVILKPGFDRNTNAEEPYASSSVASEDRNNIEDFLEEVKERLKFELQGKTFKSGLIRGGGIETPYRERPSDPKQIAQRIAKQVRESVTKDLGTNLIRSESTRSYRGEFQCSGSNSPEFISRDTRRLLSERLRNVLKRESNNVDKITYNDEKKDENDSQSKSFRCEPDDMNMILQRNLSPINLVRSLSAPVSGTSFGKLLLEDRHVVTGAHIRRKHEANEKLTMKVKKQRKDRFNLKERVSSLKYSITHRARLFGRRIHSASDFRDNDRSFVKDIMNGPTVMLNFGDRPENATEVPPSPASVCSSMHEDFYRAAYCASPSTPGAPISDDNDLPQAFRDISSNLNELRKQLHQLETGRSEETVIEEQPIESNIAELEDEDEAYVRDLLIASGLYDNSFGKSLYRWDSYAKPISSKVFEQVEESYRNDVNNHYAKMVDHKVLFDLLNEVLSKVLVPPLHISNLSRRMVKPPRGNTLLDQVWGMLHEHLHPPVDRSFYFFDTMVARDLQTMPWSELVNEDSDTLAKEVESHIMRDLVEETVKEMRDGYRRRF from the exons ATGGGAGGATTCTTACACCTCGTAGATTTAAAACACGGAAAGATGGCCAGGAAGTTTGGAACACATAAAAGAAATGTTGGTG GCTTAGAAGCTCCACGCAACAGTTTAGATCTTCCTGTGGGAACTTATAAGGGCTATTACTCTCCACAAGATGATGAACTG cAGAAGTACCAAGAGACAGACAAGTGGATTGGGTCGGGCTATTATCCAACAGAGGCTCCAATGAAGAAGTTAATAAATGATGAGATGTCAAAAAGACCACAAAACAAAGCAAATGCCCCAAGCATAGTGGCTCGTCTGATGGGTGTCGATTCAATGCCTCCAGATACAACACCAGTGGTGCGGTTGTCTGAGAATAAAATCGAAAATACAtcacataataatatatcaaagGAAAAACTATCTAGAAGTAGCTCCGTTGGCTCTGCACTTTCACCGTCAAAATCTTTTAGACTAGTAAGTTCAGATTCATTGCACTTATCTGAAGACAGTGATCTTGATGATTGGAGTAgtaacaaaatgtcaaaaaagCCCAAGCCTCGGGAGCATCCTCAAGAGGAAGAACTACAGAAGTTTAAGAAAGAGTTTGAAGCATGGCAATCAGCAAGGTTTAAAGAATGTTCAAAGATTGTTGAACATGACACCATTGCCATTCCTGATCAGTGGATGGCTCAAGAGAATCTCAACAAGGAAAAAATGGTTCTGTATGCAAATTCATCTACAAAAGTAGATAAAGTTGAAGATTTAAGAAAATCCCGATCTTTAAGAACAGAAGAAAAACGATCAGTTTCTATCAGAAGGAAAACATTAAGTGGAGACTTTGAGGAAACTGAGTCATATTCTGCACCAACAACGATAGTGATCTTGAAGCCTGGATTTGACAGAAATACTAATGCTGAAGAGCCATATGCCAGCTCATCAGTTGCTTCTGAAGATAGAAACAATATTGAAGATTTTCTTGAGGAAGTTAAAGAACGGTTAAAATTTGAATTGCAaggaaaaactttcaaaagtgGTTTGATTCGAGGTGGTGGAATTGAGACACCTTACAGAGAGAGACCTTCAGATCCTAAACAAATAGCTCAACGAATAGCAAAACAAGTCAGAGAAAGCGTTACAAAAGATCTCGGGACAAATTTGATTCGTTCCGAATCAACAAGGTCTTATAGAGGTGAATTTCAGTGCAGTGGTTCGAATTCTCCTGAGTTCATCAGCAGAGATACCAGAAGGCTTTTATCAGAAAGACTAAGGAATGTTCTAAAGAGAGAATCAAATAACGTTGACAAGATAACATACAATGatgaaaagaaagatgaaaatgattctcaaagCAAATCGTTCAGATGTGAGCCTGATGATATGAATATGATTCTTCAAAGGAATTTGTCTCCCATCAATCTTGTTAGATCTTTGTCAGCTCCAGTTTCGGGAACATCGTTTGGGAAGCTTCTTCTCGAAGATCGACATGTTGTAACTGGTGCTCACATTCGAAGGAAGCATGAAGCTAATGAAAAGTTAACGATGAAGGTGAAAAAGCAGAGGAAAGACAGGTTTAATTTAAAGGAAAGAGTATCGAGTTTAAAGTATAGCATAACACACAGGGCAAGGTTGTTTGGCAGAAGGATACATTCAGCTTCTGATTTTCGTGACAATGACCGTAGTTTCGTGAAAGATATAATGAATGGACCAACAGTTATGCTGAATTTTGGCGACAGACCA GAAAATGCAACTGAGGTTCCACCTAGTCCAGCATCTGTTTGTAGTAGCATGCATGAGGACTTCTATCGGGCGGCGTATTGTGCCAGCCCTTCAACACCAGGTGCACCTATATCAGACGATAATGATCTGCCACAAGCTTTCAGAGACATAAGTTCTAACCTAAATG AGCTAAGGAAACAGCTGCATCAACTCGAGACTGGCCGATCAGAGGAAACAGTAATCGAAGAACAACCCATTGAGTCAAACATTGCAGAGCTTGAAGACGAAGATGAGGCTTACGTACGAGACCTGCTAATTGCTTCTGGTTTATATGATAATTCATTTGGTAAATCTTTATACAGATGGGACAGTTATGCAAAACCAATAAGCAGCAAGGTCTTTGAACAAGTAGAGGAGTCATATAGAAATGATGTGAATAACCATTATGCAAAAATGGTTGATCACAAGGTGTTGTTTGATTTACTAAACGAGGTACTGTCAAAAGTACTGGTCCCTCCTCTGCACATATCAAATCTTAGTAGAAGAATGGTGAAACCCCCTCGAGGAAATACATTACTGGATCAGGTGTGGGGTATGTTACACGAGCATTTACACCCTCCTGTAGACAGATCTTTTTACTTTTTCGATACCATGGTGGCTAGAGACTTGCAGACAATGCCATGGTCGGAACTGGTGAACGAGGATAGTGACACTCTAGCAAAAGAGGTCGAGTCTCATATCATGAGAGATCTTGTGGAAGAAACGGTGAAGGAAATGAGAGATGGATACAGAAGAAGATTCTAA